A single region of the Acinetobacter sp. WCHA45 genome encodes:
- a CDS encoding tyrosine-type recombinase/integrase, which produces MKRSDIKKRPLSDTVLENLKPEDKDYRELDGNGLYFFVQKNGNKSWQLRYKKPDGKWSWVGLGGYPAIKGKLARKKAQELLNDISNGENPIISKQERKIKELETNNATFEALAREWLDTKQTQWVADTMTRNKGALEKHIFPMFGKRLFVSIRPIEWMEYLKRVQLEQKIYEQVKRMCAMCRDIYDYAKITGRIDYNPLEGMQKYLIQGKKENMAHVSENELPALLRAINNYPTLDSRIGLQLLAMLFCRPSELREAKWEEFDLENALWTIPDFRMKKRREHTIPLPKQAIQLIKELKSIHSESDFLFPSRSDKNKPKSDTVFIMALRRLGYEGRQTPHGFRHIASTLLNNRGFDERHIESALAHVKDGVAGVYNKAQYLEDRARLMQWYADYLEELADMKVIQFKKAKA; this is translated from the coding sequence ATGAAGCGTTCGGATATTAAAAAGCGCCCTTTATCAGATACCGTATTGGAAAATCTAAAACCTGAAGATAAGGATTATCGGGAGTTAGATGGCAATGGGCTGTATTTCTTTGTACAGAAGAATGGAAACAAGTCTTGGCAATTAAGATATAAAAAGCCTGATGGGAAGTGGTCTTGGGTTGGGTTAGGTGGTTATCCTGCGATTAAAGGCAAGCTTGCTCGAAAGAAAGCTCAAGAATTATTGAATGACATTAGCAACGGCGAAAATCCTATTATCAGCAAGCAAGAGCGAAAGATAAAAGAGCTTGAAACCAATAATGCTACCTTTGAAGCTTTAGCTCGTGAATGGCTTGATACCAAGCAAACGCAATGGGTAGCCGATACCATGACACGTAACAAAGGTGCATTGGAGAAACATATTTTTCCAATGTTCGGAAAACGGTTATTTGTTTCTATCCGACCGATTGAATGGATGGAGTACTTAAAGCGCGTTCAGCTTGAACAAAAGATTTATGAGCAAGTTAAGCGTATGTGTGCAATGTGTCGTGATATTTATGACTATGCAAAAATCACTGGGCGCATTGACTACAATCCATTAGAAGGAATGCAGAAATACCTTATTCAAGGTAAAAAAGAAAATATGGCTCATGTGTCGGAAAATGAATTGCCTGCACTTCTTCGAGCTATCAACAATTATCCTACTTTGGATAGCCGTATTGGTTTGCAACTTTTAGCTATGTTGTTCTGTAGACCAAGTGAATTACGTGAAGCCAAGTGGGAGGAGTTTGATTTAGAAAATGCACTTTGGACTATCCCAGACTTCCGAATGAAAAAGCGCCGTGAGCATACGATACCTTTACCGAAACAAGCGATTCAATTGATTAAGGAGCTTAAGAGTATTCATTCTGAGTCAGATTTTCTTTTCCCTAGTCGATCAGATAAGAATAAGCCAAAGTCGGATACTGTTTTCATTATGGCATTACGCCGTCTTGGATATGAAGGACGTCAGACCCCACATGGATTCCGTCACATTGCTAGTACCCTTTTAAACAATCGTGGCTTTGATGAAAGACACATTGAGTCTGCTTTAGCGCACGTCAAAGATGGTGTGGCAGGTGTATATAACAAAGCCCAATATTTGGAAGATCGTGCACGTTTGATGCAATGGTATGCCGATTATCTTGAAGAGTTGGCAGATATGAAAGTTATTCAGTTTAAAAAGGCAAAGGCTTAA
- a CDS encoding acyl-CoA thioesterase — MYPLDQLNQAPDDQSELTMSVLMTPDMANFSGNVHGGAILKLLDQVAYACASRYSGSYVVTLSVDKVNFKEPIYVGELVTFLASVNHVGRTSMEVGIRVEAQNIQKRTIRHTNTCYFTMVAVDEERKPKVVPTLKLDTDWKRCRFEAAEQRKDLRLQEVQQPSCSIFKKTSQC; from the coding sequence ATGTATCCATTAGATCAATTGAACCAAGCACCTGATGATCAGTCAGAGCTTACAATGTCAGTTTTAATGACACCTGATATGGCAAACTTTTCAGGTAATGTTCATGGTGGAGCAATTTTAAAACTGCTTGACCAAGTTGCTTATGCTTGTGCAAGCCGTTATTCAGGCAGTTATGTTGTGACATTGTCTGTTGATAAAGTTAATTTTAAAGAGCCAATTTACGTTGGTGAATTAGTCACATTTTTAGCGAGTGTTAATCATGTAGGACGTACTTCTATGGAAGTCGGTATTCGTGTAGAAGCACAGAATATTCAAAAGCGTACAATCAGACATACCAATACCTGCTATTTCACCATGGTTGCTGTGGATGAGGAGCGTAAACCTAAAGTTGTTCCGACATTAAAATTAGATACGGATTGGAAGCGTTGTCGTTTCGAAGCTGCAGAACAGCGTAAGGACCTACGTTTACAAGAAGTACAGCAACCTTCTTGCAGTATTTTCAAAAAAACTAGTCAGTGTTGA
- a CDS encoding CobW family GTP-binding protein translates to MKFIAPKIVATHIISGFLGAGKTTLLQHLLTQKPENEVWAVLMNEFGQIGVDQQLITQQQGYAVKELLGGCLCCSSQLPMQIALARLLSESKPDRLFIEPTGLGHPAQLLEQLTEPHWQSSLAMRALVIVVDGSRLHDEDWVKQNLYTDQLKSAQIVVLSHIDCMSVADHQAYAALKQEYDTYVQHWIEVECGKIELSQIDIMQQPVQRKIQPLLKLQQTQAIEPPLEIKQLPYHYVETAQGYTVAGWKLPKRWQFKFFELLDLLCTQQNWARIKGIFNTDQGWKSFNFNPQQFNYKSAEESIDNRIEIICQSEQDWLGFETQLLNCRLDLTDAQNDESRYFL, encoded by the coding sequence GTGAAGTTTATTGCTCCCAAAATTGTTGCTACTCACATTATTTCTGGTTTTTTAGGTGCAGGTAAAACAACGCTATTGCAGCATTTATTAACTCAAAAGCCTGAAAACGAAGTTTGGGCTGTTCTAATGAATGAGTTTGGGCAAATAGGTGTTGATCAACAACTGATTACCCAACAACAAGGCTATGCTGTCAAAGAACTACTTGGTGGATGCTTGTGTTGTAGCAGTCAACTTCCTATGCAAATTGCACTAGCTCGCTTACTCAGTGAAAGTAAACCTGATCGTTTATTTATCGAACCAACGGGTTTAGGTCATCCTGCACAATTATTGGAACAACTGACCGAGCCACATTGGCAAAGTAGTTTAGCAATGCGTGCTTTGGTGATTGTTGTAGATGGGAGTCGTCTACATGATGAAGATTGGGTTAAACAGAACTTATATACCGATCAACTGAAATCTGCCCAAATCGTAGTCCTCTCGCATATTGATTGTATGTCAGTAGCAGATCATCAAGCCTATGCTGCTTTAAAACAAGAATATGACACTTATGTCCAGCATTGGATTGAAGTTGAGTGTGGCAAAATTGAATTGTCTCAGATTGATATTATGCAACAACCTGTACAACGTAAGATCCAACCTTTACTCAAGTTACAACAAACACAGGCTATTGAGCCTCCGTTAGAAATAAAACAACTTCCATATCATTATGTAGAAACGGCCCAAGGTTATACCGTTGCAGGTTGGAAATTGCCTAAACGCTGGCAATTTAAATTTTTTGAACTGTTGGATTTGTTGTGTACGCAACAAAATTGGGCCCGTATCAAAGGCATATTTAATACGGATCAAGGTTGGAAAAGTTTTAACTTTAATCCTCAACAATTTAACTATAAGTCTGCTGAAGAGAGTATTGATAATCGAATTGAAATTATTTGCCAATCCGAACAAGATTGGTTGGGGTTTGAAACACAATTATTAAATTGTCGCCTTGATCTAACTGATGCCCAAAATGATGAAAGCCGATATTTTCTGTAA
- a CDS encoding YaeQ family protein — translation MALKATIYKADLNIANMDQHIYADYQLTLALHPSETIERLMVRILAYAHYADERLEFTKDLFETDEPALWQKDLTGLLENWIEVGCPSEDKVKKASARCKKVAVITYGSQAADWWQKNTKIKTLSNVEVWQLASQTTQALEGLCERTMQLQLNIMDGEWTLLSDNGQVDIQWLQLQ, via the coding sequence ATGGCGCTAAAAGCAACAATATATAAGGCAGATCTGAATATTGCCAATATGGATCAGCATATCTATGCAGATTATCAGCTAACACTTGCCTTACATCCGTCAGAGACTATTGAACGTTTGATGGTTCGTATTCTTGCTTACGCCCATTATGCCGATGAGCGATTAGAATTCACCAAAGATTTGTTTGAAACGGATGAGCCTGCGTTATGGCAAAAAGATTTAACAGGGCTTTTAGAAAACTGGATTGAAGTCGGTTGTCCATCTGAAGATAAAGTGAAAAAAGCCAGTGCTCGTTGTAAAAAAGTGGCTGTGATTACCTATGGCTCACAAGCTGCTGATTGGTGGCAAAAAAATACCAAGATTAAGACTTTGAGTAATGTGGAAGTTTGGCAATTAGCATCTCAGACTACACAGGCACTTGAAGGCTTATGTGAACGCACGATGCAATTACAGCTTAATATTATGGATGGAGAATGGACTTTGTTAAGCGATAACGGTCAAGTCGATATTCAATGGTTACAATTGCAATAA
- a CDS encoding FKBP-type peptidyl-prolyl cis-trans isomerase translates to MSAELQIIDLKVGEGKEAVKGALITTHYTGWLEDGTQFDSSIDRGNYFETVIGTGRVIKGWDQGIMGMRVGGKRKLIVPAHLAYGERKMGKIIPANSNLIFEIELFDVKTRDE, encoded by the coding sequence ATGAGCGCTGAATTACAAATTATTGATTTAAAAGTAGGTGAAGGTAAAGAAGCTGTTAAAGGTGCTTTAATCACAACACACTATACAGGGTGGTTGGAAGATGGTACTCAGTTCGATTCTTCAATTGATCGCGGGAATTATTTTGAGACGGTGATTGGTACAGGGCGAGTAATCAAAGGTTGGGATCAAGGCATCATGGGAATGCGCGTTGGTGGGAAGCGTAAATTAATCGTACCTGCACATTTAGCTTATGGCGAACGCAAAATGGGAAAAATTATTCCAGCAAATTCAAATCTGATTTTTGAAATTGAATTATTTGATGTTAAAACTCGCGACGAGTGA
- a CDS encoding IS5-like element ISAba10 family transposase, translating into MNTESKSRYKTTNWSEYNQALRQRGAFTIWFDPQMQWSATPTGKKGRQPTYTDIAIQFALTIRNLFQLALRQTQGFIQSLFQMAHLDWNVPDFSTLSRRADKLQPLLHKSAKNPQEDLHILVDSTGIKVTGDGEWVRKKHGVNQHRQWLKLHLATDANSGEIQAVEVTTCQYGDAEMLQPLLDQIDEPIASVRADGAYDTVNCYDAILKRQANVIIPPRSNAALWAENEIGKARNHAVQGCWDRGQKQWKRDIGYHRRSRIEAKMFALKRLGQGVSSRCFNRQVVDLQIRVDILNKFTQLGTAKTVAVA; encoded by the coding sequence ATGAATACAGAATCAAAAAGCCGATACAAAACAACGAACTGGTCTGAGTACAATCAGGCTTTACGTCAACGGGGTGCTTTCACCATTTGGTTTGATCCCCAAATGCAATGGTCTGCAACACCTACTGGAAAAAAAGGACGTCAACCTACCTACACTGATATAGCAATTCAATTTGCCCTGACGATACGAAACCTGTTCCAACTGGCTTTACGCCAAACACAAGGTTTCATTCAAAGCCTTTTTCAAATGGCTCACCTCGACTGGAATGTTCCAGACTTCTCAACATTGAGTCGGCGAGCAGATAAGCTCCAGCCACTTCTACATAAATCAGCAAAAAATCCACAGGAAGACTTGCATATTTTAGTTGATAGCACAGGGATCAAAGTTACAGGTGATGGGGAATGGGTGCGTAAAAAACATGGCGTAAACCAACATCGTCAATGGCTGAAATTACATCTTGCGACAGATGCAAACAGTGGAGAAATACAAGCGGTTGAAGTCACGACCTGCCAATATGGTGATGCTGAAATGCTCCAACCTCTTTTAGATCAAATTGATGAACCCATTGCATCTGTCAGGGCTGATGGTGCTTATGACACAGTGAATTGTTATGATGCGATTTTAAAACGGCAAGCAAATGTAATTATCCCTCCTCGTTCCAATGCTGCTTTATGGGCAGAAAATGAAATTGGTAAAGCAAGGAATCATGCAGTACAAGGCTGTTGGGACAGGGGTCAAAAGCAGTGGAAACGAGATATTGGTTATCATCGACGATCCAGAATAGAGGCTAAAATGTTTGCCTTGAAACGACTTGGACAAGGTGTATCTAGTCGATGCTTTAATCGTCAGGTGGTTGACTTGCAAATAAGAGTCGATATTTTGAATAAATTTACTCAACTTGGTACAGCTAAAACGGTGGCTGTTGCATAA
- the pgaB gene encoding poly-beta-1,6-N-acetyl-D-glucosamine N-deacetylase PgaB, with product MTTRLVSPTLKTFLGLMIGLVANTATFAENSKIDATTLTVIGYHEITEHKDALIPSYAVTAQQFSEHIDWLQNNGYHFINVDQLIKAHQGKYTLPTKPVLLTVDDGYQSFYQNAYPIVRAKKIPVVLAVVGSWLEPKANQKVDFGGEEITRNKILSWNELKEMQNSGLVEIASHSYHLHRGVNANPQGNSEPAAITRIYDSNTKTYESDANYQARVYQDLKKNNELLQAHGLRSPRVMVWPYGRYNMQLVQISKQLGMPITITLDDGADHAKQSIQNMGRILIQGNMSTNALAQEIKNRELNLNDNNRPQKIMHVDLDYIYDPDPQQQERNLGNLLDRINAMGVKTVYLQAFSDPDANGSADMVYFPNRHIPMRADLFNRVAWQIQTRTPVQRLYAWMPLLAWELPKSDPVSKDLVVTQQAKAGEHLNMGYIRLSPYSPKARQTIKEIYQDLAKSTPFDGLLFHDDVTLSDYEDASPQALAAYAKQGLPTDLAKIRNNDDKLQKWTAYKTRTLDDFAMELAGEVRQYQPYLMTARNLYAQVALNPYAENWYAQSLEESLRRYDFTAIMAMPYMEQSDHPEKFYTDIMNRVKQYPNGIKKTVMELQAINWRNDQKIPSEEMAATIKSLYQQGAMHIAYYPDDPIKEHPDVETMRKAFALKSSQLVP from the coding sequence ATGACAACACGTTTAGTGTCTCCGACCTTAAAAACATTTTTAGGTCTAATGATTGGTTTAGTTGCGAATACAGCAACTTTTGCAGAAAATTCCAAAATTGATGCGACAACGTTAACCGTCATTGGTTATCATGAAATTACCGAGCATAAAGATGCACTCATCCCAAGTTATGCAGTAACAGCACAACAATTCAGCGAGCACATCGATTGGTTACAAAATAATGGCTATCACTTTATCAATGTCGATCAACTGATTAAAGCGCATCAGGGCAAATATACTTTACCCACTAAACCTGTGTTATTGACAGTAGATGATGGTTATCAGTCTTTTTATCAAAATGCCTATCCAATTGTACGTGCGAAAAAAATTCCAGTGGTATTAGCAGTTGTCGGTTCTTGGTTAGAGCCAAAAGCTAATCAGAAAGTAGACTTTGGTGGGGAAGAGATTACGCGCAATAAAATTTTGAGTTGGAATGAACTCAAAGAAATGCAAAATAGTGGCTTAGTTGAAATTGCGAGCCATAGCTATCATTTGCATCGAGGAGTAAACGCAAACCCTCAAGGTAATTCAGAACCAGCAGCGATTACTCGGATCTATGATTCAAATACGAAAACCTATGAAAGTGATGCAAATTATCAAGCACGTGTTTATCAAGATTTAAAGAAAAATAATGAATTATTGCAGGCACATGGTTTACGTTCACCACGTGTCATGGTCTGGCCTTATGGTCGCTACAATATGCAATTAGTTCAAATTTCTAAACAATTGGGTATGCCGATTACCATTACTTTGGATGATGGCGCTGATCATGCCAAACAATCGATCCAAAATATGGGGCGTATTTTAATTCAAGGAAATATGTCAACCAATGCCTTGGCACAAGAAATTAAGAACCGCGAACTGAATTTGAATGATAATAATCGTCCGCAAAAGATCATGCATGTGGATTTAGATTATATCTATGATCCAGACCCACAACAACAGGAACGCAATTTAGGTAATCTGTTAGATCGTATCAATGCAATGGGAGTCAAGACTGTTTATTTACAAGCATTTTCTGATCCTGATGCAAATGGTTCTGCTGATATGGTGTATTTCCCAAATCGTCATATTCCAATGCGTGCGGATTTATTTAACCGAGTAGCTTGGCAAATTCAAACACGTACGCCAGTACAGCGTTTGTATGCTTGGATGCCTTTACTTGCATGGGAATTACCTAAATCAGACCCAGTGTCAAAGGATTTAGTTGTCACGCAACAAGCAAAAGCAGGCGAGCATTTGAATATGGGGTATATCCGCTTAAGCCCATATTCACCAAAAGCAAGACAAACCATTAAAGAGATTTATCAAGATCTTGCAAAATCAACGCCATTTGATGGCCTGTTATTTCATGATGATGTGACATTATCTGATTATGAAGATGCAAGCCCTCAAGCACTAGCAGCCTATGCGAAACAAGGTTTGCCAACGGATTTGGCCAAAATACGAAATAATGACGACAAGTTACAGAAATGGACTGCTTATAAAACGCGTACCCTAGATGATTTTGCAATGGAGCTCGCAGGTGAGGTACGTCAATATCAGCCTTATTTGATGACTGCACGTAATTTGTATGCGCAAGTTGCCCTTAACCCGTACGCCGAAAATTGGTATGCACAGTCTTTAGAAGAGTCATTAAGACGTTATGATTTCACTGCAATAATGGCAATGCCGTATATGGAGCAATCTGATCATCCCGAAAAATTTTATACGGATATTATGAATCGGGTGAAACAATATCCAAACGGGATTAAAAAGACAGTGATGGAGTTACAAGCCATTAACTGGCGTAATGATCAGAAGATTCCTTCTGAAGAAATGGCAGCAACAATTAAGTCACTTTACCAACAAGGTGCGATGCACATTGCATATTATCCTGACGATCCGATTAAAGAACACCCAGATGTGGAAACGATGCGTAAGGCTTTTGCTTTAAAATCATCACAATTAGTACCATAA
- the pgaC gene encoding poly-beta-1,6-N-acetyl-D-glucosamine synthase, which produces MSIIALLWAYAIKFVFYYPLFMSYLWMVGAIIFYWKERQDPPYQQPATLPEYPKVAVLVPCFNEGDNAEETISHALQLDYPNFEVIAINDGSSDNTGEVLDRLAMQHEKLRVVHLAQNQGKAMGLQAGSLMTDAEFLIGIDGDALLDPHAAKWMMRHFLEDSTVAAVTGNPRIRTRSTLLGRIQVGEFSSIVGMIKRAQRTFGRLFTVSGVITAFRKSAVHQVDYWSPNMLTEDIDITWKLQRAGWDVRFEPNALVWILMPETFNGLWKQRLRWAMGGAQVLIKNIDVFFKPKLNFLWPLMLELCLTLVWSYLMLIMAVMWLLHFVFTIPALAIVSSPFLPYGSGILLGATCLIQFALSKWMDSRYEPSLGKNYYWMIWYPFVFWLITITATIVAFPKVLLRGDEKRARWISPDRGIR; this is translated from the coding sequence ATGAGTATAATTGCTTTATTATGGGCCTATGCCATTAAATTTGTTTTCTATTATCCATTATTTATGTCGTATTTATGGATGGTTGGGGCAATTATTTTTTATTGGAAAGAACGCCAAGATCCTCCATATCAGCAGCCAGCAACTTTGCCTGAATATCCTAAAGTTGCTGTACTCGTTCCTTGTTTTAACGAGGGGGATAACGCAGAAGAAACCATTAGTCATGCTTTGCAATTAGATTATCCAAACTTTGAAGTGATTGCGATTAATGATGGTAGTTCTGATAACACGGGCGAAGTGCTGGATCGTCTCGCGATGCAGCATGAAAAATTACGTGTGGTACATCTTGCTCAAAACCAAGGTAAAGCGATGGGACTACAAGCAGGCAGTTTAATGACTGATGCTGAGTTCTTGATTGGTATTGATGGTGATGCGTTACTAGATCCTCATGCTGCTAAATGGATGATGCGTCATTTTCTAGAAGACTCAACAGTTGCAGCAGTCACAGGTAATCCACGTATTCGTACACGTTCAACTTTATTGGGACGTATACAGGTCGGTGAGTTTTCTTCAATTGTTGGCATGATTAAACGTGCACAACGTACTTTTGGTCGTTTATTCACAGTCTCAGGTGTGATTACAGCGTTCCGTAAAAGTGCCGTACATCAAGTTGATTATTGGTCTCCAAATATGTTGACTGAAGATATTGATATCACTTGGAAATTACAACGCGCAGGTTGGGATGTTCGTTTTGAACCAAATGCTTTGGTTTGGATTTTGATGCCAGAGACTTTTAATGGTTTATGGAAGCAACGTTTGCGTTGGGCGATGGGTGGGGCGCAAGTTCTGATTAAGAATATTGATGTGTTCTTTAAACCAAAACTTAATTTTCTCTGGCCTTTAATGTTGGAGCTTTGCTTAACATTAGTATGGTCATATTTGATGTTGATTATGGCTGTCATGTGGTTGTTACATTTTGTATTTACAATCCCAGCCCTTGCTATCGTTAGTTCACCATTTTTACCATACGGTAGTGGAATTTTATTAGGTGCGACCTGTTTAATTCAGTTTGCTTTAAGCAAATGGATGGATAGTCGTTATGAGCCAAGCCTAGGGAAAAATTATTATTGGATGATTTGGTACCCATTTGTGTTTTGGTTAATTACGATTACTGCTACAATCGTCGCCTTTCCAAAGGTACTGTTGCGTGGTGATGAAAAACGCGCCCGTTGGATTAGCCCAGATCGTGGAATTCGCTGA
- the pgaD gene encoding poly-beta-1,6-N-acetyl-D-glucosamine biosynthesis protein PgaD, translating to MKANSLIIDVRRQLPWHKRYFSTTTTAMMWAGWLLLWRPFILVWVLIELQKTHLAQRLMAAFSQGLEHGITALFMCAVALLLWGLLPSKRVHKKHAIEKALPDYARYFQLPEHEIQAGRQQKVTTLHHDENGKIIRVE from the coding sequence ATGAAAGCAAATAGTTTGATTATCGATGTTCGTCGCCAACTCCCATGGCATAAGCGTTATTTTTCTACGACCACAACAGCAATGATGTGGGCAGGTTGGCTGCTATTATGGCGACCATTTATTTTGGTTTGGGTGTTAATTGAACTGCAAAAAACGCATCTTGCACAACGTTTAATGGCTGCATTCAGTCAAGGTCTTGAGCACGGAATTACAGCACTTTTCATGTGTGCGGTAGCATTATTACTATGGGGGCTTTTACCTTCAAAACGCGTACATAAAAAACATGCAATTGAAAAAGCACTACCTGATTATGCACGTTATTTTCAGTTGCCTGAACACGAGATTCAAGCGGGTCGCCAACAAAAAGTAACCACGCTGCATCATGATGAAAATGGTAAGATTATTAGAGTTGAGTAA
- a CDS encoding alkaline phosphatase D family protein, with protein MTAKISRRELIQKSLFGFGALSLSAGFTGCNDSSDQETATLQVNFEHGVASGDPLQDRVILWTRLTPSDSSARLQVTWEIALDQQFKQIIKTDKVTTAAAQDFTVKVDAIGLKPNQSYFYRFVFGDKISPVGQTKTLPTSTSKVSFAVCSCSNYPAGYFYVYREMAKQNVDVVIHLGDYIYEYGADGYATEDAAKLGRTLPANNDKEIIKLDDYRKRYALYRKDQDLQALHHRHPFIVIWDDHELANDAWREGAENHTEETANAKNEGKFSERKLAALQAYFEWMPIRPIDDQHIKIYRHFDFGNLVQLTMLDTRIIARDQQLDYVDYMTANGLNAAKFQADLTNPARTLMGYTQRDWLLGKLQQSNATWNVLGQQILMAKMLIPAELLLSLAEITSGNPTADTLNKMNTQITELVTLKMRLKQGDPSLTSQEKARILTVAPYNLDAWDGYFVEREILYGTLAQLNKKVVVLAGDTHNAWSSNLYSKDGAFVGVELATSSVSSPGLEKYLNIPLAQLQQFEFAFTTLIDELNYCNLNQRGYLMVQFDETQVQSQWVYVDSIKKSEYSIDTARQYQLSFDKNLLPVKAGQQVA; from the coding sequence ATGACAGCAAAAATTTCACGACGGGAACTCATTCAAAAAAGTTTATTCGGATTTGGGGCATTGTCTTTATCTGCGGGATTTACAGGATGTAATGATAGTTCAGATCAAGAAACAGCGACATTACAAGTTAATTTTGAACATGGCGTTGCCAGCGGTGATCCACTACAGGATCGCGTGATTTTGTGGACACGCTTAACACCAAGTGATAGCAGTGCACGGTTGCAAGTCACTTGGGAAATTGCGTTAGATCAGCAATTCAAGCAAATTATTAAAACCGATAAAGTCACTACCGCCGCTGCACAGGACTTTACTGTAAAGGTAGATGCAATTGGATTAAAACCAAATCAAAGCTATTTTTATCGTTTTGTTTTCGGGGATAAAATTTCGCCAGTAGGTCAGACTAAAACCTTGCCGACCAGTACATCAAAGGTTAGTTTTGCTGTGTGCTCGTGTTCTAATTATCCAGCAGGCTATTTTTATGTTTACCGTGAAATGGCAAAACAAAATGTAGATGTCGTGATTCATCTAGGCGATTATATTTATGAATATGGCGCTGATGGTTATGCGACAGAAGATGCAGCGAAATTAGGGCGTACGCTTCCTGCGAATAATGATAAAGAAATTATTAAACTGGATGACTATCGCAAACGCTATGCTTTATATCGTAAAGATCAAGACTTACAAGCTTTACATCATCGCCATCCTTTTATTGTGATTTGGGATGATCATGAATTAGCAAATGATGCATGGCGAGAAGGGGCGGAAAATCATACTGAAGAAACAGCAAATGCAAAGAATGAAGGTAAATTCTCTGAAAGAAAATTAGCAGCATTGCAAGCTTATTTTGAATGGATGCCGATTCGTCCAATTGATGATCAGCATATCAAGATTTATCGACATTTTGATTTTGGTAATCTCGTTCAGCTTACTATGTTGGATACACGTATTATCGCGCGTGATCAGCAATTAGATTATGTAGATTATATGACCGCAAATGGTTTGAATGCTGCAAAATTCCAAGCGGACTTAACCAACCCTGCACGTACTTTAATGGGGTATACCCAACGGGATTGGCTACTCGGAAAACTTCAACAATCTAATGCAACATGGAATGTTTTAGGTCAACAAATATTAATGGCGAAAATGTTGATTCCTGCTGAGTTGTTACTTTCTTTGGCTGAAATAACTTCAGGCAATCCAACTGCCGACACCTTAAATAAAATGAATACGCAAATTACTGAGCTAGTCACCTTAAAGATGCGTTTAAAGCAAGGTGATCCGAGCTTAACCAGTCAGGAAAAAGCTCGTATCCTCACCGTTGCACCTTATAACTTAGATGCATGGGATGGTTATTTTGTTGAGCGTGAAATTTTATACGGCACTTTGGCACAATTAAATAAAAAAGTTGTGGTGTTGGCAGGGGATACCCATAATGCATGGTCTTCTAATTTATATAGTAAAGATGGTGCATTTGTAGGTGTGGAATTGGCAACCAGTTCAGTTTCCTCACCAGGTCTGGAAAAATATTTAAATATTCCATTGGCTCAGCTACAGCAGTTTGAATTTGCATTTACCACCTTGATTGATGAGCTGAACTATTGCAACTTAAACCAACGAGGTTATCTCATGGTTCAGTTTGATGAAACTCAGGTACAGTCACAGTGGGTTTATGTGGATTCAATCAAAAAATCTGAATATAGCATTGATACAGCCAGACAATATCAGCTTAGTTTTGATAAGAATTTGTTGCCAGTGAAAGCAGGGCAGCAAGTTGCGTAA